The Biomphalaria glabrata chromosome 17, xgBioGlab47.1, whole genome shotgun sequence genome segment TCAAAAGCCTTAAATTTGCAATCAGAACTTTCAGCTCATGTGAGTAAAAATGACCACTTCTACAAAAACAAGTTACTAATgttgaattaaattttttttaacttatatgaaaaaagacacattttaacaaactttattcatcaacatttttttaattcatcatAATGACATTAACATAGACAATTATGTTAAACAGTTCAGAGATATTTTAAGGTAGCCCTGTGCACTTCACATGGTCACTTTAGGTTTTCACCTCGATTACCAAAATGTTCAAACCCAAACcaagaaaaattttaaaaattttatttaaacaaatatttaggaGAAAAATGTGAATAATGATAAAGATGTAGAGCCAAAACATTATTCTGACTTCAGATTGTATGTTTGTACCTAACCCTTAACTGACTTTTTGAACTAGGATACAGTCTGCTGGAGGACTATTAACCATTAATTGATTGGAGTAACAGTTAATACTTTTTCTTCTACAACTGAATttgattttttacaaattcaGCAGCAAATAatcaagggggaaaaaaatcactGCAATTATGTACTAATTAAAGAATAATACATTACTAGCGAAATAATGGCTAAACAGACAGTAGCGTAGcgagggcggggggggggggggggggggggggggtccaaatttgaaaatgcaGGCCCCCacttgggttggggggggggggaggcaaatGAGTTTCTGACATTTGcttaaacataaaatattatgCCATCATCTCATGTCAGAGGCCCCTCAAGtccccccaaatccctagctacgccactgaagagtttgtttgtttaaggCCTACATTGTTATATAGGCCATGCTTAGGTAAATAAAGAACCTAAAAACACCCAATATTTTTGATGTTACTCATTTCTGGtcttttagaaaaaacaaatttaaaaagtgCACTTGTTTACTATGAGACTCTGGACATGTTCTGAACTAGAAAGACAATTGTACTAACATATTCACATGAGTAACTCAGAACCTAGTTTGACAAGAAAGACTAATGTTGGCGAGAAAGCAATGCTTATGTGAAAAGTATGTATTGCCAACCCTTTGGAAGACATACATTTCTGAAGTTCAAAGGTGAAATTTGTGAttctaacacttttttttatttgaagaaatgtatttcctacaaaaaGTCACAGAGAAACTAGCTGAAATTCTAGTTGGACCAGTATGAAATTGAGATTTAAGATCAAAAACAGATTTGCAGTTGTGGTGTGAAACTGAAAAATATAGCAAGAAAAAGTAATGTGATAACTGCCTGTCACTTTTAATGTAGTAATACCAACTCATGTCCTATGAAGTTCCCAAGAAAAGGCAGGCAGAATGTTATGATTGTTATGTTATTTGAGCTTGTTAGCCTctggttaaaataaaaaagttattgaaatagACTAAagggtaaatcatttaaatataatattatttaacaAATAGTTGCATTAATGAAATGGCATTATATGGATGCATTGACTGCTTCCAACAGGTCCAAGGATTTGGTTAAGTAGGTCAAACCAAATAAAAGGCAATAGTTAAcaaatttaaatcaaatttaaataaaaggttCTCCGGTAAAACActaaatctcatttttaatagTGGGTCCACCAAGTGAATGGATTATCCTGGTATGTTTGAGCTTAGTAAGTAGCAAGCTTTGATCAAAATAAGTTTAAGCATCAATTCAATGGACATCTCTTGTAGGTAAACTGTTCTAAACTGTCTGTTTAAAGTGCTAATCTATAATGATACTACAAGGACTGGAATGAAACAAGGCTGCTGTGCTATCATTTGTGGAGCCctattgaaatattattaaaggAAAAAGACCCAATACTTTAGTTCAATATACAGGAAGTGATCCATAGTATCCCATACAGCCAAATGTCTAGTTTACACAGGGTGATTGTACAGAGTAACAAAACAATAACTTTACCTTCAATAATATCCTCCACCAACTCAAACAGGAAAGATATTTATAGAACAAATATGTACTAAGTTGatatttaaacatgaaaaaagTTATatctgctcattaaccgttggccacagaaacagatgatgccctatagatcgcaaggtctgcaaggggaacttacttttaGTTATATCAAGACAGCATACAGCTTTACCTTGTTACCACAACAATTTGTTgataaatgtaatattttaaagtatagAAGTTTTGAATAAAGGTAAAACtcatattttacaaagaaaccAAACCAGTCATTTATAGTCAAATATAAATCTAGCATATAAGATCATTTGTAACTTGTACTATTCATCTAACAACAGATGAAATTACTTTAAATTTGCACCAATCAAATAATCAGctattaatacaaataaaccaatcaagtaattaattaacagaCAAGAACATTTTACACCTGAGCCAAGATGCCCAACAACAGAAACATCTGAGCAGAGATGTCTGATAACAGAAACATATTCTTCAAAATAAAGACTTGGGGAGAACGACTCCTCATTATCTGCACTTGAATTCAATGTTACAATTACCTTGTTATTTGATTCCTTTCCTTTTTAAGCCAGCAGCAGTTACAGAATAAACTAATTGTGTATTGTAATGTTGGCTATGTCTTTAAAAAGTTCAAAGTAATTCCAGGCACACAAATTTGACAGCCAAAGGAAAAACACATAACAGTATTCACAGTTCTCACTTTCCTGATGTCTCCTCCAGGAGATCTTCATGTCTTCTCAAAATGGCTGGTATGGTTGCTGGCAGAATGAGTCCCTGCTCAGTGATCAGACACGTGATATATTTAGAGCCTGTGACATCGTACATAATATTCAAGAGACGAAGACCCAGTTCTTCATAGTTACCTAGTATTTGAGGTCTCTGGCCCACACTGATAAGGTCATGGCTCCGAGCTGTGAACAATACAGAACCCAATTTAATCAACACTTGACAGGAACCACAAAATACTTTATGtatgtaaattaaaacaacaaaacacaaagTCAAAAAAGTGAAACTGTCAAaagcacgaaaaaaaaaataaaaaaaattataaaccaAGTTACTCGCTGAGAGTTACGCCGCACTGACCAGTGCTAACAAAGTTACTCGCTGAGAGTAACACAGCATAGCACTGAAAGAGTTTATTAAGCAATAAAATTCAGTAAGAAAAAGAATACAAAACAATATTAAGAAATAAGTGCCAATACAATAGAACCTCaagaaaaaacacattaaaaaaaaggaagaatatttttcaatagacaaagtaaacaatgtcaaggaagtcattaaaaagatcactgttgccaactaaataaaatctTCTTTGCAAAAGAACTCAGAAATATGATTCTACAGTGCGGAAACATGCACAAATATTTTTGGGGGGTTTATTAAAATTCTTCtcttatcaatacttccttaTTTTGGACACTTGATACATAAAAAATTCTTGTTTTTGTATGGATTTGTCTCCATGTATAAAACTTTCAATTGGGACAAAGAATTCACTTACCATGCAAATTGCTATCCCCAGTGTGTAGTTGGACCTTGTCAGAAAATTTGTATGTCTCACAGCACACCAGCACTGGTATGTTGTTGGCTCTGGCCAGAGCTGCAATCATGGAGTTCCCTGATCTGGAGTACATGTCTCCTGTTGCAAACATGGCTGCAGCCCCCAAAAAGACTTTGGTCACCTTTTTacaatatgaaaacaaaaatacttaaaaacttCATAtcattatacacattttttacataagcgaaaagagaatctaaatcggCTACATGCAGACAATgattatgtctgcgctggattTGGCAAAATAAGCAGGTCGCAGCTGGGTCTGCATAGcaacgtgaaatactgcactcctcattgatctttggactcgaaaacaaaccttattattatttcttgaaagTACATAGGCCAAAACCAAAAGATTTtgcaaaaaaattattaaagatTTGCTGCTAACTGATGTCCAAcaaaagaaggaaaaataaatgtaattagttGTTATtaacaaagaacaaaaaaaacttgtctAATGAGAAAAGTTGATGATACAAATTTCCTATGGAAAACTCAATTCACTTTGTAGGTTGTAGCTTACAGAATAAATGCATAAAGGAAATATATTAACttatctgggcgcatccattgtcttctgagACAGGAGCCATGTATTTCCCTGGTGGTTGGCATTACCTTTCTCTACATTTCTGCTTGACTATTGTTCATTAATTAGTCATAGCTCAAAATATGTTTCACACAATTTAAAGTCTACTGCTAAAACCAAGgttgtctaaataaaaaaaaaatatagttaccTCGCTCATAGCATACACAGCAGAACCAATGTAgatataagagcatggaatccCACATCTGACCAGAAATCTCAACATTGTCTTTCCTGCAGAGTTTACACACAATGTGGTAGAATAAAACCTTTTGTTAGCTTTATAagtttaattaaactttttttttttcattctaatattttatttacaggtACAAATTTAAGAGGCACTAAACTAATATGAAAAGTAAAAAGTTGATAAGTATAGTAATAACTTTTGGAACAACTGCCATGTAAACTTTTGTTCATTTGACATATAAAGTTATTCTTCCAGGAAATCAAAGGTTGTTATTTTTAGTTCAGAAAAGTTGGTGTTGTCAGGTATAGCATTTTGAGTTGTTTCTGGGTATTATGACTCCTAAACATTCTGTATGTTTATCCCAAAAGATGACCTTAAAATAAGTAGACTCTtctaaaagactttaaaaaagccAACATCACCATATTTATTTTACACAATagaaaagaataacaaagctcCACTAAACAAGCTTCTATGTTATGAGAAACACATAATGTACCTTCTGTACGAGGCCGACCTTCAACAACTATCACCCGAAACTTTTTGCCAGCTTTGTGTGCATCCTTCAACACTCTGGCTATCAAAGACGATCTGAAAAGACCAATTAAGAAGGTTATTTTTAGCATTCTACAACAAAATCAAAATGTTATTAGGAATTTTAATTACAAGACATTATTCAAATGAAGTACTGAATTAACTAAACTTGTTCAGATAAACGAAAGTTAAATGCTAGTCTTTACTCTAATAAGGAGCACCTACAGTTCACACTTTTACAAATAGTTAGGTGATAGAGACTATTTGCTATTTGTTCATTTAACTCACACAAGTTTAACTGCTTGGCTACTTAAGAGACAAGCCAAAGTATAATATCAATCTGAAGACTGGTTGAAAAATACAGCattgaatgaaaacaaaaaaaatgcactaaGATCACTGTAAAAAATTATTCCTCAGAAGTAGGTGGTCAGTGGAGATTTTCTAGTATAAAAAAAGGATAATCTTTTTTATCTTATCCTATGTTTCATATAGCAACAacatattactttaaaaaataccatCATAACCTTACCCAGCATAGATCAAAATGACATCGTTGTTGTTAATCTTGGCTTTGCTGTATTCTGCAATTGTCTTTGAGGCCCCAATAATTTTCTCTGTGATAAATTCATCAATCAATTTCTGAAGTTTACTGATGGCCTGGTGGACAAAGAAAATCAAATTTAGTGACAAAATTAACAGCCCCCCCAAATTGTAGAtcatgattattttattttttaggtaTAGTCCAATTAAAAACTGACatcaaatattttcaaagaaGAATGATTACTTTTCTAATCAAATACCCAAGCCTGAATATTTCTTTTTCCCACATTATTAAAGTTCAGAAAATATTGTATCTTTTCTGAAGTGGTTGATATATGTTAAATTAGTTCAAATACTTTACAACAGAAAAAGTTATCTAAGAAGCTCAAAATCTACCGCTAATCTTGTGATGTAttaaaaatactataaatataagTTATTTAACAGGGTAagatttagaataatatttatgAGCTGTAAAATGAGCACTTTTTAAGCTATATAGGCCAATTATCTTGATAAGCAAATAATTTGGAATTAAAAATTTGAACTCAGAAACTATAAAGTTAAGAAATTGATGTTCAGACAAATCCCTTCCTTTTTCCTGATTTGTGacttaataattgtattttccCTAGtgtctttgtttattttaaaaatatataattgcattttttccccatttcctatttctaattaaatatgaaatttttttcccttaaaacaaaaacttcagATACTATTCATGGACAGGCCATTCAGATCCTTTTATGATGCACAAATCAAGTTTAAGATATAGCAGCAGCATAATTTGAGTCTGATAATAGCGTTGTAATTAAAATAGATATAAAGTACTATCAAAAGGGCTTAGAATTCTTACTGCCTCATCCTCCATGTTAGATGGTATCTTGCTGATGTGATACTTTAAGTATTTGATGGCATTCCCCATACTGATGCTAATAGGCCTGCAGTAATTGAGATAcctaaagtaaaagaaaaaaaaaagtgataacaAAGAAGCCAATCCAATGGTGTAaaccttaaaagaaaaaaaggtattAACTTTAGAAAACTTACTTTATACATGGGTTCAACAGACTTTTCTCCAAGTCTCTTGAAAGATCTTTTTCTTCTGGCGTTTTATATCCCCCTATCACCTGTGGAAACAAGGTAACTTGTCTACAAATTGAGCTCTTGGGAaaaatttattgtaatatattttaatcaaaaGTTGAGTTTCAAGCACCTGGGtgtctagagagagagagaaaatgagagagacagagagagagagagagaggccaaGGCCATGCAACACTGGtagactattttgtttttatatccgACCATAAACATGGGAGGTCTGCTCCAGCTTATGGCCATTGTCATTGacttaaattgtaattttgtcaaataataatgctaaaatagatttttaaaaaattaattattattttaccaaCCTCCCTGAATGTGATTAACATGGCAAGACATCTGGCATTGGCACCAACAATCTTGtgataaaaatattgaaaacctAGATTCAGTACCCTGTTGTCTATCTTTAAGGATTTGCCCCTgggaatgaagaaaaaaaaaagtaaaaaatattttgatacatAATGAACTAAAAGGTTTAATAAGTGAACAAATTGGTTAGTAAACTAGTTAAAATGAGATTAAGACCCCCCTATTTCAGATCGAATGGTCCagagtaaagaaaaataaaatagaccATTTCTTTAGGGCCAATTACAAGCAAAGGAACGGTGTTGCAAGCACAATGTTTAGCttagtttacattttatttctttccaaTGCATGATAACCCTTTAAGGGACATAATTAAGAAGCTTCAGTTCAAGCCTAATGGAAAATATACGGAGCAAAAGCAAATTTTGTATCCTTTAAGATGGTAAGTTTTTTTCCCCTGGTCATTCACAGCAACTTTTAACTAAGATTTCATTCTAaattatccattttttttttacaacaaaagACAACAGTgaaatttttgttatatttgcaACTGACTTACATAATTTCTTTTTCCATCCTAGACCACATTTGCTCTTCTGTCTCAGTGTCTGCCACCTTCTTTGCAACAACCTTTTTTGATGTGTCCTCTAATTTTTGTTTGTCACTGCTGGACTGTACTGGCGCTGCTTTTGGTTTCTCAGAGCTGGCCACTACAACTTTTGTAGTCGCCAAACTTTTAACAGCTGAAGCAGCCACTGATTTAGTAGCTGAAAAATATGAGTGCCAGTAGCTATATTTACATACTTGAAATAAGGGGGGGACATGGCAATttgttcactgacatttcgttcaccgacaaattgttcacagataAATCgctcactggatagtaacataatgttaatattatatattctcgttGCGTGTTTAATTTGTCTAAAAGATTTGTCGGTGAGTGAAATGTCGTGGAaccattctagatctagatctggaactAGTCTAGAACTAtaactagaatgactagatctagaatcttgatatagaatcaaGAATAAAATTCATATGACTTAGCAcatttaatgttaaaattactagacctaggccaatgttatgatcaggaatattttattacaattagaCAAaacctttacaaaataaaaaagctaagtgattttacattttgtaaaagtTGACAAAACACTTCACATAAACATAAATGTTAcggttaatcttttttttttcttttacaaacaaaaaaaaaataaattttattattaagttttgttcAGTTGCATTAACACATTAACAATGgatttattttcaattaaatttAAACAGTTAGCATAGAAAGTCATCAAGAGAAAAATATGTGCCTTTTATTCCATATGCTTTCATATATGTGGCTGGATGGGATAAACTTCCTGGCTTCATTTTAAGGGATTCTGACTCAAgatgagttgtgtttgctaaaTGCCTaagggcagcacggaaaccttctcccagatatccaCCCTCCCCATgagtccacaaaagagattggacagtagcacactgAGGTACACATACAGGTACTGTTTCCTTCAAGGTGAGCTGGTTTGTATAAAAgtcaagtaaaaaaacaactttacacAATTACAATGTATATTTAATAAGAACAACTAGATAAGCAGATCCTAAGCTGGTGAATCAGAGATTCTCAAACACCTCTCCTGGTCAATGAACATTATATTGCCAATGGCACCAACTTCAGATGCAGAATGCAACACGTTCGTACCTTTAAGATCAAAtttgttttggttttataaagCTATAACATACCTGATGCAGATGAGTTGACACTAGCAGATGGTCCACCTTCTGACTTTTTGGCTTCTTTTGCTGCCCGCTGTGCTTCCTGTAGAAGAATGGCTACACTTTTAGTAAAAAACTAATAATTGAAAGCATCAAAAGCTTATAGCAAGAAACGTTGCTTTTATGATTCAGCATTTCACAGAACCATTTAATAATTCCATAAATGTCTTAAAAGTCtccaatattgttttttttttaagttcttgagattttatattatcTGATTTTATTAAATGGTTAAAAGcataatattttgtctttagtttcaaagtttcagtttttcatttattgcaaTCTAAAATCAGTTTGAACTTATGGTTGATACCCATACCTGAGTGGCTCTTCTCTCTGCTCTCAACTGTGACTTTGATTTTGTCTCCCCACTTGGTGCCAGTGCTGACTCACCACCACCCACTTCctttttgttctctttctttttacCAGAAACATCAGGCAATTTAGTGTTCTCctctttagtttcttttttggCTTTGTCAGGCTTGTCAGCCTCCGCCTTATTTTGTGCATCTTCCTTCACCTTTGCTTCTGATGCTGGTGCATCACTAGCATTCTTTGGCAGTACATTCAGTTTCTCAATGCCACTGACTATGTCACTGACCTCTACAGATTGATGTTTACTTTTGTCCTTTATTTCATTCAGAGCATTCTGTGGTATCTTTTTGTCTGAGAATaaaagcaacattttttttggttgtaaattagaaagcaaaaaaaaacaaagcaatacATAAGccttgataaaataaaattgagttttaatcattatataatataatactattatgtttgGCAGTTAAAGTATAAATAGGTTACATATAATGTCAATACAAATAGTAGCTATCAAAAAAGCAATTTCTGTGGGAAATTTCTGTTATCTGTATATAACACCAAATGTGTTCATTTcacttatacattttaaaatttacattaaaataataatgatgtttattatttaaaaattgaaaataatttagcTTGAAATCAACATTTATTGTggtctgtttttattttacgaATTAACTGAAGAAGAACAAAGGTTCAATAAACAATGCAGACATAATTGAGAGATCAAATTAAACAATCTTTACAATTAGTAACGGCATGAATTGTGGTATTTATTGAATTTGTAACTTTTCCttttctaatatttatttagtatttatgCTACTGaatgtatataaattaaaattaaaagaccGTCTCTGCTTCCAGAAATTCAATATAGACAATGTTCTTAGAATATCAAGACAATGTCATATTCTATTGATGAATTATTCTACATGTTAATGGTTTTATTTATAGAATCTAAAGAAACTACAGTACTCATTTATGTCTTCTATGAAACAATTTTTAATTCTAatgattaattaaaatatattgctTGTAACCTCTTTGCTGTGTCCTGAATAGAGTGTTGACTATGTTCCGCCTGAGATTGACCAACTTAACACAGGTTAAAGGCCAACAATGAAATAAGTCTATCAAGAGTGTTGAGATTCAACATTTAATCTGGTAATGAAGGGAATCCATCTATGTCGTGACTGTTGCTAATCAAATAACTAAGTCAAAAAACTTCTCAATTAAACAAACTTGACTGCCACCAAAGACACTAACATATaaactgtttttatttcatctaattctagtctttgtttttattatgacATTAATGTAGATATATAAAACCTAACCcgaaatacacaaaaaaaaattagtcttaATTTTTATGTGCCAAATTCCTAgcaatatatataaagtaattaGTTACTTACCCACACTGGCTTTGGCTCCCTCATTCAGTTTAACAGGTGTGGCTGCTTCAGATAATTTGTTAGATGATGCCAAGGCTGATGAAGGTGCCCCATCACCTAAGTGCTCTGATGAAGACTTcttttgtttattctttttctttccgcCACTACCTCCACCTTCTGGAGATTTCTTGGATGCCATCTGCTTCATATTTGCTTTACCAGACTGGGCcattctttgtttctttttatgacTAATGCAATGATACTTGGAATTGCGGACTTAGACTTGcactaaaattagaattttttcTCAAGTTTAGTAAACATAAATTTGTAAACTTACTCAACAATTTAAATATGTTTAGATTAATATAACCAAGATGAAGCGttaaaagtttttacaaactAGGAAgctaaagttttgtttttttaatttaaccttTTCATCTTACAAACTGAACAAGAACTACAAATAccataaatacaaatacaaatactataacaacaaaaacctatggtcatacattaagtctaagaaaatggaaacaacaggcgtagcgccattaaaagatgaacataacataatacataatgataatgaaactaaagcaaacattctaaacaaatactttgcatcagcattctcagccccaggagacaaagacatattactgaatttgaaccaagtagacaacatagaagatatagtagtacaagaaaatggaattcaaaaactattagccaacaccaaaccaaataaagcttctggacctgatggtattccagctagattactcaaagaactaagtaatgagctagccccagtgttcaaaatactctttcaggcttcacttaaccagggcagagtaccaaaggactggaaagaagctaatgtcacccccctatttaaaaaaggagaaaaatctgacccagggaactacagaccagtatcacttaccagcatcaaatgtaaaatcctagaacacataatatgtagcaacatcataaaccacttagacaaacataatgtcctcacaccataccaacatggctttaggaaatatagatcatgtgaaacacaactaataggactaattgatgatttttcaaaaggtttagataatagtgaacaaatagatgctatcttactagatttttctaaggcttttgacaaagttcaccaccatagtttgcttaaaaaattaaaatatttcggcattaatggtccactgcatcagtggattaaagactttctgatagggagagaacaaactgtaataataaatggctctaaatcaacaccgataacagtaaactcaggtgtacctcaaggtacagtcttgggtccactactatttttaatttacataaatgatttaccaaattgcattagttcaggaacaaaagtcagattatttgcagacgattgcataatatatagaacaataaaaacaacacaagacacagatattttacaaagagaattagatgaattacagaaatgggaatcaaattg includes the following:
- the LOC106069048 gene encoding translation initiation factor eIF-2B subunit delta-like, translated to MAQSGKANMKQMASKKSPEGGGSGGKKKNKQKKSSSEHLGDGAPSSALASSNKLSEAATPVKLNEGAKASVDKKIPQNALNEIKDKSKHQSVEVSDIVSGIEKLNVLPKNASDAPASEAKVKEDAQNKAEADKPDKAKKETKEENTKLPDVSGKKKENKKEVGGGESALAPSGETKSKSQLRAERRATQEAQRAAKEAKKSEGGPSASVNSSASATKSVAASAVKSLATTKVVVASSEKPKAAPVQSSSDKQKLEDTSKKVVAKKVADTETEEQMWSRMEKEIMGKSLKIDNRVLNLGFQYFYHKIVGANARCLAMLITFREVIGGYKTPEEKDLSRDLEKSLLNPCIKYLNYCRPISISMGNAIKYLKYHISKIPSNMEDEAAISKLQKLIDEFITEKIIGASKTIAEYSKAKINNNDVILIYAGSSLIARVLKDAHKAGKKFRVIVVEGRPRTEGKTMLRFLVRCGIPCSYIYIGSAVYAMSEVTKVFLGAAAMFATGDMYSRSGNSMIAALARANNIPVLVCCETYKFSDKVQLHTGDSNLHARSHDLISVGQRPQILGNYEELGLRLLNIMYDVTGSKYITCLITEQGLILPATIPAILRRHEDLLEETSGK